TCTGAACAAAGATGCACCTGATTTCACATTGGACCTTTAAGAAGTAGCACCTTACTAAGATGACTTCCTGATAGGTTGGCTGGACCTGTTGTTGAGGCCATTTATATCCTCAAGTCACTCACATCTTGTTCAGGCAAGACAGCCCTATCCATTCAGGTAAGAGGCTATCCGTACCAAAAGAAATCATGCAAAGTTATTTTATTCAGTCTACAGTATCCTTCTGATTAGACTTTCTCATCTTACATAGTTACTAGGGAAACACAGGCATTTCTGTGATGCAATGTGtcatttcaaacctttttttcttttccagagagaAATTTCATAAACAACTTCTTCAATGCCTTTCTCTGGACTACTGTTAACTGCTGTTGATATGAAAGGCAGCAGACCCTTTGGTCTTCCTGAGCGATGCAGAAGCAGATAATGTACAAGCACCAGTGGAATGGATAGACAAAATCACACCACAGTGACTGAGTTTATTCTGTTGGGATTGACAGATCATCCAACACTGCAGGTTCCTCTCTTCGTTGTGTTCCTCGTGGTCTATATTGCTACTTTGATGGGAAACCTGGGAATGATCTTGTTGGTCAGAGCTGAAGCCTGTCtacacacccccatgtacttcttcctcagCCATTTGTCCCTTGTTGACATTTGCTATTCATCATCGATCGTGCCTAAGATGTTAGTCAACTTTTGGtctgaaacaaaaacaatttcCTTCTCCAGCTGTGCAGCACAAATGTCTCTTTTCCTCAACTTTGTTGTCACAGAGTCTTTCCTACTGGCCGTGATGGCTTATGATCGTTACGTAGCCATCTGTAACCCGCTTCTTTACAGGCTTGTTATGTCCagaaaattctgtatttgtttgGTAGCTGGATCCTATGTATGTGGTATCATATGTTCACTGATACACACTTATTCTGCCTTTCAACTATCCTTCTGTGGACCTGACACCAttaaccattttttttgtgatgtttctccAGTGTTAGCTCTTGCCTGCTCTGACACACATGTCAGTGAAGTGCTGCTTGTCACCTTTGCTACATTTGTGGAAACTAGCACGATCATAATCATCCTCACCTCTTATACTGTCATTATCctggctgtgctgaggatccGCTCTAAAGAGGGAAAGTACAAAGCCTTCTCTACGTGTGCCTCCCATTTAATGGTCATCTCCCTATTCCATGGGACCATCCTTTTTATGTATTGCCGACCCAGCCATCCCTATTCTATGGACACAGACAAAATTGCCTCTGTCTTTTACACAGTGGTGATCCCCAtgctgaaccccctcatctacagcctcaGGAACACAGAGGTGAAGGATGCTTTGGGGAGAGTCATGAGGAGACAAAATTCCTCCCAATGACTGTACATGTCGCTAGGTTTTAGAGCACTCATAACACAAATCTGAGAGGAAGAGAAGTATCCAGACCTCTGGAAATGCACCCTTATGATTCACAATGTCACAAACAAGTGTGAAGAACTTTCAGTGGCAAAGACGTCCAATATCTCTCTCACACAGAACAATGGCAAATGAAAGACAGAGGAAGGGTCTTGAATACAGTGACTTTTCTCTatgttaaatatatgtataagACAGTGGCTGCTTGACTCTTCTGTGGAGTTGCTATGCCACCTTCCTTAATGTAGACATCAGCTGAGACAATAGCCCTTGCATACTGGGGTTTCCAGCTACACTATACAGTTTTAATGTTAAGTCTTGCATTTAGACTGGAATTTGGGGTGCCTAATCAAAACCATGTCAAAATAAGACAGCCAGTCTACATTTGTCAGTTTACCTCTACTCTGCTTAGCAGAGAGACACAGACATCTGCAGTGGCTGATTCACCCCAGCCTTTGGTAGATCTCTTAAGAGAAAACAGGGTGAACTGAATTCCAGACTGCATTATCCCTAGCTGCCTGAGTTAGctttaaagaaattaatgcaaaaaaagagaaacaaagtgtgttttgtttttcaagttaAAAGTTTGCCTTATCACAATTCCAAACAATCATCTAAGTTTCATGTGTATTCCAAAAATGTATTGTGCATAGAATTGCGAAGCATCCTTGTTGCATAGCTACAtaaaagctgttgcaaagaaaCCAAGTGTCGGCCATACAATTCAACCACTTTTTGCAGCCAGGGAGACTGTTTTTATCGCATCATAATGGAGGTCATATATGTCTCTGTCTTGAAGAAGTGGTGATCCCCTGCTGGGTTTGGTGATGCTTTATCAGACTTCAGGACCTCTGGAAGTCTTGATTTCTTTCATGTGTGACAACGGCTTATTTTCTTCTGGTAGCAGCAACATATGGGAAgagcaatgaaataaaatgcaaagaaaaaatgcaaagattaaaAGAATAGAACTATCTTTGAGATGTTTGTCTGTGTATGCATTTCCACACCCTCAATCTTCTGTCCAACTACCCATTCatattctttctctctgtgtATCTGCTTTATGTTTACAGGCAGTCCCCCTGTTAAAGTATGTCATCATTTCAATGCAATCACAGGTGcttccagagagtgattcagGACCAGGGTGTCTCCAAGGGACAACGCATCTGATCCATTCTCCTCAACTGGCTACAGGGGAGTCTGGACTGACTAGGCTCCCAGTTTAGGAAACTATCAGATATTAGGAAACTTTCAGATATTAGTATCTGTCGTCATTTCCCTACTGCCCTCTTGCCTCATACGTTTTAGGAGACCTGGGGCTTGCTTGAGGTTTGAAGCAGAGCACAGTGGCTTCCAGCCTGTGGAAGAACCTTTGCAAGAAGGTGGTGGCAGTGGATCCATCTGGTCCTCAAATATCTTAGTGATTAACAATTAAATTCTAGGGAGGTAGGCATTTTGATTAGCTGGGGAAGTCATTCCAGCTGGAGCAACACCACTTTCTTACATACACTCAATAGATTAGGCCCAGATCCTTATGCTCCTTGACCCTTCTTTAAGTGTGTGTGTCTTATTTTCCATGTACAGTGTGTAAGGTTTGCTGTCTTGGCTCAGCTGATGGTCAGTAACTTCTTAAATGCTGATAACAAGACAAGACTGAAATGTGCAATATGTTGATAGATTTGAAATGTGAGTGATAATCAATTGTAAAAACATGATGAAGTGCTGATGTGACTGTGCTATTGATGCTGACTTTGTGCCTCACGCCACATTATCCTCCCTCCTGTCTGCCCCCACGTGTGCCTCTGTCTCTCCACCCTGACTCCCCAACCTGCCTCCTCACAATTATGGTGGGgaatcttttcccctccttcccttcctctgtctGTAGAGTTAGTGCAGGTTTATGGGAGGGGGAGCCAGTGAGGGAGGAGGTAATCCTGGGTTAGTGGCTGTCATACACCAAAATAGAGGGTAGCAGTTTTAGCAGGGTTTCAGCTGGTGCGGCATTCACGGTGGGATGATGTTCCCCCAGGGCATGCCCTGCAGAAAGGTTAGTCCACTTGGAAAGTAGGAAGATGGGAGACCCATCCCATGCTCACTTGTCCCTGCCTCAAAATCCCATTGACCATTATTCAAGACATTTGCTAATATCTCAGTATTTGGCAATACCATAATATTTGTTCAAATGTCTGCATTATCAAGGACTCAGATGGTCCACAGCTCTTCCTATGTCCACAGCCTTATTCTTAGGCTTGCAAAAGCAGTGCAGGAGCGTATTAGGAAGAAGGGGAATGACCAGCTTTCAAGAACTGGAAATAGTCCACTTTGCTCATGGCAGCAAGAAAACTGTTCAACAGTAATTTAGAGCAGAACAAGCATGAAAGCCACAGCCTTTCGTGACTCAGAATTCAAGCCTATCATCACCCCTAAAGCCACTGGATTCATAATACATTTGCCCTTGGAAAACTCTCCTTTGGATCTGGTCTTAAATGCTAGACTGAATTGCTGAACTGGGACCATCAAGCCTATGCTCCCCTTGAGGTTCAGTGTGTTTGAGAGAGAAACAGTCCAATATTGACAATTAAACTCACATCCATCCACAGTGTGGAAGAGGTAACTTCAGGTACAAAACCTCATCCAGGATTCATGCAAGCCTTCTGAGTCTTGGGCAATGATTTCTAAATCCCCTCCCAGAGGAGCTTGTTAAGACACTGTTCTCCGGGACACCTATTACCCTCTGACTGATGAAATGCTGGAGAAATAGACGTTCTTTGGGTGGGGAAGAGAACCTCAAACCTCTGGCTACTGTTCCTCCTGGTGGCAATGAACCCTCACAGCAACTGCAATTTTCTGGTTAGAATATAGTGAGAGGTGGGAGGTGTAATTTCTGGCAGGAGCTGGCTCTTGCAGAGGAAGAAGTAGGgccaagttttctttttctcagtcatTTTTTGGTTTtcgttctctttttcttttctttcttaaaattccTTTTCCCCACTGCCTCATGCCTAAGTGCAAATtctctggatgcagcttgtgctggtaatgtgttttcttttttctttgcttttaacaaACCACTGTGGGCATAAATTAGAAAGCCAATTAGGCCTTGTTTCAACACTTTTAATTGCAgaaattgtgaaagaaaaaacagagagagatgtATTGTGGAGGGGCCTCAAAGGAGCTAACAAGGAAAGATCAGTTTAACTCTGCAAAGGTCTGGCAAATCAATGGCTGGGTTTCAAGGCTAGACTTATTTAAAAATTCGTATTTCCTCTTTAGTAGGCTTATTCACCTTATCCCCTTTTCATCAAATGACAGCTTCACAGTTTATCCATTTAGATCTTGTGTTTCCATCTTTCCTAGGAAAAGCTTCAGAGAAGCTGGATCTCAGGTGCCGGGCCCAGAAATCATTGCGACCCTAAGTGCAAAATGTAGTGTTTGGCTTAGCCAAGAGGCTTGTGCAGACTATTTGAAACACTTTGGATAACAGAGCTGTTTTCACCTGCCTACCACAAAAATGTCAACCTATGGGTTAGTCCCAAGGACAAGAGCCATCATCCATTGAATCATGTGGATAAACTGCCACAAATTGTGTAGCTGATGGCACACAGAGGAGTAAAGTGATGAGCATTTCTACTTCTCCATTCTCCATTTGCCAGCACAAATGATCATGTATCGATGGAGTTTGTAAAGAACAACTGTCAGGAGACAGACACAGGTGGGCATATTTCTATGTCTAGGTGCATATTTTTGTAGGCAGTCTCACTGCTTGCAGTACAAATCCAAGCAGAacatggaagaagaagaaaggcttATCCCAACTCACTATGCAGTGCTAATCTCAACAAAAAGCCTTGTAGCACGGACAGGCAGTGGTTTGTATGTTCTGGGAAACTATGAGGCATTTTCTCTGATAGAGACATCTATCTACTAAAACCAACAATGGCATGTCCCCTATCCTTTAATATACTGAGCAGATGGCTTTAGCTTTGTATTAAAGGAATTTGGGGTTAGAGAATGACAAGGAAACCAGCAGGATAAGTGTGTATGTCTACACACACATAACATAATAATATATTGCATAATGTGTATAAACATGTAGTATAATATAAACTTGTATTTTACAGTAGATATATAATGCTCTAGCTTGCCATTCATAGAACCCTAGAATAATTCTGGTCAAAAAGGAAACCAGGAGGTCTCTGGTTCAATCTGCTGCCCAGAGCAGGGCTGACTTCATAGCAaaatcaggttgctcaaggccttgTCCGGTTACGTTTTgaccatctccaaggatggagattccacaacctctgaGAGCAAAATTCCCAGTTACTCCTAACTTTGTGCATTCCTCTGTCAATTCATAATGAGGAGGGCATGCCTGTAGTGCCCAGTTCAGCTGCTACAGTGAGACTAACTGTCATGGGTGATTTATCAAGAGTCACTTTCA
This window of the Dromaius novaehollandiae isolate bDroNov1 chromosome 5, bDroNov1.hap1, whole genome shotgun sequence genome carries:
- the LOC135328575 gene encoding olfactory receptor 5AR1-like — its product is MDRQNHTTVTEFILLGLTDHPTLQVPLFVVFLVVYIATLMGNLGMILLVRAEACLHTPMYFFLSHLSLVDICYSSSIVPKMLVNFWSETKTISFSSCAAQMSLFLNFVVTESFLLAVMAYDRYVAICNPLLYRLVMSRKFCICLVAGSYVCGIICSLIHTYSAFQLSFCGPDTINHFFCDVSPVLALACSDTHVSEVLLVTFATFVETSTIIIILTSYTVIILAVLRIRSKEGKYKAFSTCASHLMVISLFHGTILFMYCRPSHPYSMDTDKIASVFYTVVIPMLNPLIYSLRNTEVKDALGRVMRRIPSCLS